A genome region from Methanobacterium subterraneum includes the following:
- a CDS encoding EVE domain-containing protein, with amino-acid sequence MVDEVYQDKETLYDHYCSPKKLKLKGIKYFTEPVVARDIAADLDFIKDEQKSAYDLKSEYKEISEMDFKKIIRKTSLTKEYPAYFETVSFSLEDFLLSSINGLYAIIKRSEKRNQFEIKTFLKLLHKLLKEYGVSKSYDEVEEFYARNVWKLGFKHNPSRDPDKFVVLYNRFGKKNNFSYISLE; translated from the coding sequence ATGGTTGATGAAGTCTATCAAGACAAGGAAACCCTTTATGATCATTACTGTTCCCCTAAAAAGCTTAAATTAAAGGGAATTAAGTATTTCACTGAGCCTGTGGTTGCTAGAGATATAGCTGCTGATTTAGATTTTATAAAAGATGAACAAAAATCCGCATATGATTTGAAATCAGAATATAAAGAAATTAGTGAAATGGATTTCAAAAAAATTATCCGTAAAACTAGTTTAACTAAGGAATATCCAGCTTACTTTGAAACTGTCTCATTTTCCCTTGAAGATTTCCTATTAAGTTCAATTAATGGATTATATGCAATTATTAAAAGAAGTGAGAAACGAAATCAGTTTGAAATCAAAACTTTCCTTAAACTCTTACATAAATTATTGAAAGAATATGGTGTTTCTAAAAGTTATGATGAGGTGGAAGAGTTCTATGCGAGGAATGTGTGGAAGTTAGGTTTCAAACATAATCCCTCAAGAGATCCAGATAAATTTGTGGTTTTATACAATCGATTTGGTAAAAAAAACAATTTCAGTTATATAAGCTTAGAATAG
- a CDS encoding BREX system ATP-binding domain-containing protein, which yields MDYEDIIMALKNGNVPASGAAEICIGRENEIAEFQYLLKKVDEGKAITKFVNGEFGSGKSFFLKVIEEMAFEDNFVVSKVTLSRDVPFNKFEVVYKNIVKSLRCKTGTSLEHIIERWITKLKMMAFEETSDPLKQNLIVNENLHNDLERARQHSNPFAVAIENYHKAMNAGDYETAKYAQAWLRGDSNIPFTEKRKFGVKGDIDRENAFKFLEALAAFLKTIGYSGLVVLIDETEFTMHLQNKKLRDTAYNYIRDIYDECSLGNFQNTLFVFAGTPQFFDDPKLGVPSYQALSDRIEDTLDTSLKDLRKPVIKLEGFTKDELIEIAGKLMIMHEEVFEWNGSDQISPVLESIVDLHEENAALTGGKVTPRMFVRSFISVLDTVQQNPDEFDTDKDILKVFEEKETEFEEEFDDDW from the coding sequence ATGGATTACGAAGATATAATTATGGCTCTGAAAAATGGTAACGTACCCGCGAGTGGTGCTGCAGAGATATGTATTGGCCGAGAAAACGAAATTGCCGAATTCCAATACCTACTTAAAAAGGTCGACGAAGGAAAAGCAATCACCAAATTTGTTAATGGTGAATTTGGATCAGGAAAATCTTTCTTTTTGAAGGTTATAGAGGAGATGGCCTTTGAAGATAACTTCGTTGTTTCCAAAGTAACTCTGAGTCGGGATGTTCCATTTAACAAGTTTGAAGTGGTTTATAAAAACATAGTAAAGTCCTTAAGATGTAAGACTGGAACATCACTTGAGCATATCATTGAAAGATGGATTACCAAGCTTAAAATGATGGCTTTTGAAGAGACATCTGATCCTTTGAAACAGAATCTAATTGTTAATGAGAATTTACACAATGACCTTGAAAGGGCACGTCAACATTCCAATCCATTTGCAGTGGCCATTGAGAACTATCATAAAGCCATGAATGCAGGTGATTATGAAACTGCAAAGTATGCACAGGCCTGGTTAAGGGGAGATTCTAACATTCCTTTCACGGAAAAAAGGAAATTCGGTGTTAAAGGAGATATTGACCGTGAAAATGCATTTAAATTTCTAGAGGCACTAGCTGCATTTTTGAAAACCATTGGATATTCGGGATTAGTGGTTTTAATTGATGAAACAGAGTTTACGATGCATTTACAGAACAAAAAGCTTCGTGACACGGCATATAATTATATAAGGGACATATACGATGAATGCAGTTTAGGAAACTTTCAAAATACATTATTTGTATTCGCAGGCACCCCTCAATTCTTTGATGACCCTAAACTGGGCGTACCATCTTATCAAGCTCTATCTGATCGAATTGAAGATACATTAGATACATCTTTAAAAGACCTTAGAAAACCGGTCATTAAACTGGAAGGTTTCACTAAGGATGAACTCATAGAAATTGCAGGTAAACTAATGATAATGCATGAGGAAGTATTTGAATGGAATGGTAGCGATCAAATTAGTCCAGTCCTGGAAAGTATTGTGGATCTTCATGAAGAAAACGCGGCCTTAACTGGTGGAAAAGTCACCCCCAGAATGTTCGTAAGGTCTTTTATCAGTGTATTGGACACAGTTCAACAGAACCCTGATGAATTCGACACTGACAAAGATATACTGAAGGTCTTTGAAGAGAAAGAAACCGAGTTTGAAGAAGAGTTCGACGATGACTGGTAA
- a CDS encoding DEAD/DEAH box helicase yields MTGNDSAADILNPRLKGFLAHNLRWKSLNPIQEQAIPIIKDNNDTLVIAPTASGKTEAVLIPIFDDILTKQLEPLSVIYVSPLKALINDMNDRMEKWCENFNLEVTKWHGDVPGTKKKQFINNPSDILLITPESLEVIFMNKTSEEKERIFKNLKYVIVDEIHYFVESDRGTQLNSLLNRMKKYVDHPVTMVGLSATVGNPETVSKWLKPENPAQIVTDPSKRPFQYKVFCGSDQVIYEQLSKYVGRKILIFVHSRKDAEKYYNFLRRMLKLKNIYVHHSSIDRDRREESEDKFKNLKDGFMISTSTLELGIDVGNIDIVVQIRPPHTVSSFLQRIGRSGRRSKNQRSIIFYNTDPQIFITLAEISLINEGHIEDIKIPAKPKDIYFHQILSSIFENGKMKQGELFNSLKGSYAFSKMTKEDFTAIIETMEELEFVNNNSGHLSLGYNFEKKFGKRNFLDFFSVFCPNFEYKVREGTKSIGTLDLFFVVNFLKEGSQFILGGAPWKVVDIDHKRFWVKVQKDKAKKGDVPDWTSEGGVIDSLISRKIYDILLGNYDPDLLKTFDDFSQEKILEYVEHAHDVGFREGIIPVEIDEKTHRVYIYTFAGMRANALLSSIFSLEYDIYAQNDTAYFSSFKFRGEMNFSNISDVIYGVEDILKEPEINHLIDEKTGKFVKNKFINFLPYKDNVKLKMELLYGPDDLINVVKENSVSLVGSTKFKIWR; encoded by the coding sequence ATGACTGGTAATGATTCGGCAGCCGATATTTTAAATCCTCGGCTTAAAGGATTCCTTGCACACAATTTAAGATGGAAGAGCCTGAACCCTATACAGGAACAGGCCATTCCCATCATAAAAGACAATAATGATACATTAGTCATTGCCCCCACTGCTTCGGGTAAAACCGAAGCAGTATTAATTCCTATTTTTGATGATATTTTAACCAAACAATTAGAACCTCTAAGTGTTATCTATGTCTCTCCATTGAAGGCCTTAATTAACGATATGAACGATCGAATGGAAAAATGGTGTGAGAACTTCAATTTAGAAGTAACCAAGTGGCATGGTGATGTTCCCGGAACCAAGAAAAAACAGTTCATAAATAATCCATCTGATATTCTTCTAATAACTCCCGAGTCATTGGAAGTTATCTTTATGAATAAGACCTCTGAAGAGAAGGAAAGAATTTTCAAAAACTTGAAGTATGTTATTGTTGACGAAATTCACTACTTCGTTGAGTCTGATCGGGGAACACAATTGAATTCTCTTTTAAATCGTATGAAAAAATATGTGGATCATCCAGTTACTATGGTGGGTTTATCAGCAACAGTTGGTAATCCTGAAACCGTTTCAAAATGGTTAAAACCTGAGAATCCTGCCCAGATTGTTACTGATCCTTCTAAACGACCATTCCAGTATAAGGTGTTCTGTGGATCAGATCAGGTGATTTATGAACAACTGAGTAAATATGTGGGTCGTAAAATACTAATTTTCGTACATTCCCGGAAAGATGCGGAAAAATATTACAACTTCCTGCGTAGGATGCTTAAATTAAAGAATATTTACGTGCACCATTCTTCCATTGACCGTGATCGTAGGGAAGAAAGTGAGGACAAATTCAAAAATCTTAAAGATGGATTCATGATCAGCACCAGTACCCTAGAATTAGGTATAGACGTTGGTAATATTGATATTGTAGTCCAAATCCGACCACCCCATACTGTGAGTTCTTTTCTCCAAAGAATTGGACGTAGCGGTCGCCGATCCAAAAATCAACGTTCCATTATATTCTACAATACTGATCCACAGATCTTCATAACCCTGGCTGAAATTAGTTTAATTAATGAGGGCCATATTGAGGATATTAAGATCCCTGCAAAACCTAAAGATATTTATTTCCATCAAATCCTAAGTTCCATCTTTGAAAATGGCAAAATGAAACAAGGAGAATTATTTAATAGTCTGAAAGGTAGTTACGCATTTTCCAAGATGACCAAGGAAGATTTTACTGCCATAATTGAAACCATGGAAGAACTGGAATTCGTGAATAACAACAGTGGTCACCTTAGTCTTGGTTACAATTTCGAGAAGAAATTCGGAAAAAGGAATTTCCTAGACTTTTTCAGTGTCTTTTGTCCTAATTTTGAATATAAGGTAAGGGAAGGAACAAAGAGTATTGGAACTCTTGATTTGTTCTTTGTGGTGAATTTCCTTAAAGAGGGAAGCCAATTCATCTTAGGCGGGGCACCCTGGAAAGTAGTGGATATTGATCATAAACGTTTCTGGGTTAAAGTTCAAAAGGACAAAGCAAAAAAGGGAGATGTTCCCGATTGGACCTCAGAAGGAGGGGTTATTGATTCATTAATTAGCCGAAAAATCTACGATATTCTTTTAGGAAACTACGATCCTGACCTTTTAAAAACCTTTGATGACTTTTCACAGGAAAAGATCCTGGAATATGTGGAACATGCCCATGATGTGGGATTTAGAGAGGGAATTATACCGGTGGAGATAGATGAAAAAACCCACCGAGTTTACATTTATACCTTTGCCGGTATGAGAGCCAATGCACTTTTATCATCTATTTTCAGTTTAGAATATGATATATACGCACAAAATGACACTGCTTACTTTTCATCATTCAAATTCAGGGGTGAAATGAACTTTTCTAATATATCCGATGTGATTTACGGTGTTGAGGATATCCTTAAAGAACCTGAAATCAACCATTTAATTGATGAAAAAACCGGGAAATTCGTTAAAAACAAGTTCATTAACTTCTTACCTTACAAGGATAATGTAAAGCTTAAAATGGAACTATTGTATGGTCCAGATGATTTAATTAATGTGGTGAAGGAGAATTCTGTTTCTTTAGTTGGCAGTACTAAGTTTAAAATTTGGAGATGA
- a CDS encoding AAA family ATPase, translating to MKIKSIKIDAFRGIPQNLELDLQGKSLLLLGENGTGKSSIIDAIEFFFTGKISHLKSKGTLSLNEYGPNTKNPDKASVGIEFKSGAHFTSRTFSSNPSFPKNFNENIELAKNGKFILRRSQILNLINTTPAQRYAFISEIIGANELEKTSTAMDQAKKYLDDEVRKIENNIKKNNDDIKNILQVQDSNNILPTINDWLGKEYLNNINSLEKLEDCINHLKTITKSSDKELIGALDNISVTINEILLIVKDVTQEFYDAETYKERINQSHAQSDLSLIKLLKNSLEIINKDTANCPLCENKVNSNELLEKVNKRLESLESLQEINDNMNNSLKRIKGNIQLINRDLANLLSKIDYFDELKEFKDELEQQIISLNVFQERINANSFLREDVSGHDFELLHIQLEKNLNNIIIGSDGLSDSIKPSERDKRLNVLIKLFSDLDENLKKQEENRRELKVAKNHAKISEIMYEEFSAIKKRKIQEVYDTVKENVERYYAILHPDEPYENFNLDVDLNPKKKGSTDLRMTIFGEENQDPRAISSEGHLDSLGLCIFLALFEKSHGDFPLLVLDDVVTTMDSRHRENVCQLLFQEFSDRQFIITTHDAIWYDQLKAAQRVHNLGNNFKNCNIIKWDNENGPEIRPYKVRWDKITEIIANGDKQCAGNEGRRYLEWLLMDLCNRTQAKIPAKYYGKYEVNDLLKPAKSRLLELIKDEEYNQKLESSFDKLDQTIMMGNLLSHENLMAGNVSIDEVERFCRSINHIHELTLCSNCKAPLGYYQNLKILRCSNKKCSDPLEIKAK from the coding sequence ATGAAGATTAAAAGTATAAAAATTGATGCTTTTCGAGGAATTCCCCAGAACTTAGAACTAGATCTCCAAGGTAAAAGTTTATTATTGTTAGGTGAAAATGGAACGGGTAAAAGTTCTATTATTGATGCTATTGAATTCTTTTTTACCGGCAAGATTTCTCATCTCAAATCAAAAGGGACGCTTTCACTTAATGAGTATGGTCCCAATACCAAAAATCCAGATAAGGCATCAGTTGGAATTGAGTTCAAATCTGGAGCTCATTTTACCAGCAGAACCTTTAGTTCAAATCCATCTTTTCCAAAAAACTTCAATGAAAACATTGAACTTGCCAAAAATGGTAAATTCATTTTAAGAAGATCTCAAATTTTAAATCTGATCAATACCACCCCCGCTCAACGTTATGCTTTTATTAGCGAGATTATTGGTGCTAATGAATTAGAAAAGACCAGTACTGCAATGGATCAAGCCAAGAAATATTTGGACGATGAGGTTAGAAAAATAGAGAATAATATTAAAAAAAATAATGATGATATAAAAAATATCCTTCAAGTTCAAGATTCTAATAATATTTTACCCACTATAAACGATTGGCTTGGAAAAGAATACTTGAATAATATTAATTCACTAGAAAAACTAGAAGATTGTATAAATCACCTTAAAACAATTACTAAATCTTCAGATAAAGAGTTAATTGGTGCTTTAGATAATATTTCTGTTACTATTAATGAAATCTTATTAATTGTCAAAGATGTAACTCAAGAATTTTATGATGCAGAAACCTATAAAGAACGGATTAATCAAAGCCATGCCCAATCTGATTTATCCCTTATTAAACTATTGAAAAATTCCTTGGAAATCATTAATAAAGACACCGCAAATTGTCCTTTATGTGAAAATAAAGTGAACAGTAATGAACTCCTGGAAAAAGTTAACAAACGTTTGGAAAGTCTCGAATCACTTCAAGAAATTAATGATAACATGAATAATTCTTTAAAACGTATTAAAGGGAATATTCAATTAATTAATAGGGATTTAGCAAATTTATTATCTAAAATAGATTATTTTGATGAATTAAAGGAATTTAAAGATGAATTGGAACAACAAATCATATCTTTAAATGTTTTTCAAGAACGTATTAATGCTAATTCATTCTTACGAGAGGATGTTTCAGGCCATGATTTTGAACTACTACATATTCAATTAGAAAAAAATTTAAATAATATAATTATTGGATCTGACGGATTAAGTGATTCTATTAAACCTTCTGAAAGGGATAAGCGCTTAAATGTCCTTATTAAACTGTTTTCTGATCTTGATGAGAACCTTAAAAAACAAGAAGAGAATCGGCGTGAACTTAAAGTAGCAAAAAATCATGCTAAAATCTCTGAAATAATGTATGAAGAATTTTCTGCCATTAAAAAAAGAAAAATTCAGGAAGTCTATGACACGGTTAAGGAGAATGTGGAACGTTATTATGCTATTTTACACCCAGATGAGCCCTATGAAAATTTTAATCTTGATGTAGATCTTAATCCAAAGAAAAAGGGTAGTACTGATTTAAGGATGACGATTTTTGGAGAAGAAAATCAAGATCCAAGGGCTATCAGTAGTGAAGGTCATCTAGATTCACTTGGTTTATGCATTTTTTTGGCCTTATTTGAAAAGTCACATGGAGATTTTCCCCTACTTGTTTTAGATGATGTGGTTACAACAATGGATTCTAGGCACCGCGAAAACGTTTGTCAACTTTTATTCCAAGAATTTAGTGATAGACAATTCATTATTACCACTCATGATGCTATCTGGTATGATCAGTTAAAGGCTGCTCAAAGAGTCCATAATTTAGGTAACAATTTTAAAAATTGTAATATAATTAAGTGGGATAACGAAAATGGTCCAGAAATCAGACCGTATAAAGTTAGATGGGATAAAATAACAGAAATTATCGCAAATGGGGATAAACAATGTGCGGGTAATGAAGGACGACGATATTTGGAATGGTTATTAATGGATTTATGTAACCGAACCCAAGCTAAGATACCAGCTAAATATTACGGAAAATATGAGGTAAATGATTTACTTAAACCTGCTAAATCAAGATTATTAGAACTTATAAAAGATGAAGAATACAATCAGAAGCTAGAAAGCTCATTTGATAAGTTAGATCAAACAATTATGATGGGAAATTTATTATCACACGAAAATCTGATGGCAGGTAATGTATCAATTGATGAAGTGGAACGATTCTGCAGGTCAATTAATCATATTCATGAACTTACATTATGCTCTAATTGTAAAGCACCTTTGGGTTATTATCAGAATCTGAAGATTTTAAGGTGTAGTAATAAAAAATGCAGTGATCCATTGGAAATTAAAGCTAAATAA
- a CDS encoding endonuclease NucS domain-containing protein yields MVTKEKCLDYFEEGDYIQAIDCLDLLLSDDPENIKLLYWKPSALLENEDFEESIALFDEVLKRDRNCVDAIHDKGAALMGLGKLEDADRCFDRVLNSDQNHVLGLYNKANLLYELEKFPEALKYYKKTVKLDPDYADAWYNYGVTLFSLDNYDEAINILDKTLELDQDYYDAWYFKGLSLELLGEYDEALKMYNHALELKPDESEFLISKGRIIGETGKIDESIILFDKALKSDPENTDALFHKANAINGKGNPELALELFHQIVRIEPDYEDVWLEIGLINDRQGNKKEALSSFKKMIEINPENDLAWYNQGVMLRQLKKPQEALKCFGKAIKIFPDYADAWYLKGNVLHELNLEEKAIEAYQRFVEIVEKNDISEDKLTAKRVKEYIRMSKEGEVVSVSPPKKTQYWQWVTKAEYFLEADGSERKSLDPAHGSEPGGYWTCHKDTRIGDLILLYRAGKKDGVTYQDIKYLIQAQSDAYTIDYDEYAFEHGWQYGCDYKPLFKFDNSISYHELTEDPYLEDWNALRIRFQGIAFRTEERHWKRLQELLKEKNPDYMDFLRVFKPKKVKQIAESEKSVEDMLSDNLGVLKKFGYDLKFKGRQIRCVGQGGRIDLYCEDNKDGSIVIIELKIVKATRNTFGQISNYVGWAIKRKANGRNVKGLVISKGYDNAFDMALLTNNDINHLELADVLGELGMKLH; encoded by the coding sequence TTGGTTACTAAAGAAAAATGTTTAGACTATTTTGAAGAAGGAGACTATATACAAGCCATTGATTGTTTAGATTTATTATTAAGTGACGATCCAGAAAATATCAAACTTCTATATTGGAAACCATCTGCCCTTCTAGAAAATGAGGATTTTGAGGAATCCATTGCTCTTTTTGATGAGGTTCTGAAGAGGGATAGAAATTGTGTTGATGCAATTCATGATAAAGGTGCTGCCTTAATGGGCCTCGGAAAACTGGAAGATGCTGATAGATGTTTTGACAGAGTACTAAACTCAGACCAAAACCATGTTTTAGGTTTGTATAATAAAGCAAATTTATTATATGAATTAGAAAAATTTCCAGAAGCTTTAAAATATTATAAAAAAACAGTTAAATTGGATCCAGATTATGCTGATGCATGGTATAATTATGGAGTTACCCTTTTTTCTTTAGATAATTATGATGAAGCAATAAATATTCTTGATAAAACTTTAGAATTAGATCAGGACTATTATGATGCCTGGTATTTTAAAGGACTTTCCCTGGAACTCCTTGGAGAATATGATGAAGCACTAAAGATGTATAATCATGCATTAGAACTCAAACCAGATGAATCTGAATTTTTGATTTCTAAAGGTAGAATCATAGGGGAAACTGGAAAAATTGATGAATCTATAATATTATTTGACAAAGCTTTAAAATCAGATCCTGAAAATACTGATGCTCTATTTCATAAAGCCAATGCCATTAATGGAAAAGGAAACCCTGAACTTGCTTTGGAATTATTCCACCAAATAGTTAGAATAGAACCTGACTATGAAGATGTATGGTTAGAAATTGGATTAATAAATGATAGGCAGGGAAATAAAAAAGAAGCCTTGTCTAGTTTCAAGAAAATGATTGAAATAAATCCTGAAAATGATTTAGCTTGGTATAATCAGGGTGTTATGCTACGTCAACTTAAAAAACCTCAAGAAGCATTAAAATGTTTTGGAAAAGCAATTAAAATATTTCCAGATTATGCTGATGCTTGGTATCTTAAAGGAAATGTTCTACACGAGCTGAACCTTGAAGAAAAGGCTATAGAGGCATATCAGAGATTTGTTGAAATTGTTGAAAAAAATGATATTTCTGAGGATAAACTAACTGCGAAAAGAGTTAAAGAATACATCCGCATGAGTAAAGAAGGTGAAGTTGTATCTGTTTCACCCCCTAAAAAAACTCAATACTGGCAATGGGTCACCAAAGCAGAGTATTTCCTTGAAGCAGATGGCAGTGAACGAAAATCACTTGATCCCGCTCATGGTTCAGAACCGGGAGGGTACTGGACATGTCATAAAGATACCAGAATAGGAGATCTTATTCTGCTTTATAGAGCTGGGAAAAAAGATGGTGTAACTTATCAAGACATAAAGTATCTTATTCAAGCCCAGAGCGATGCATACACCATAGATTACGATGAATATGCCTTTGAGCATGGATGGCAATATGGGTGTGACTATAAGCCACTCTTCAAATTTGATAATTCCATTAGTTACCATGAATTAACTGAAGATCCCTATCTTGAGGACTGGAATGCTTTAAGAATAAGGTTTCAGGGAATAGCATTTAGGACCGAAGAAAGACACTGGAAACGACTTCAAGAATTACTGAAAGAGAAAAATCCTGATTATATGGATTTTTTGAGAGTGTTTAAACCTAAAAAAGTTAAACAAATTGCTGAATCTGAAAAAAGTGTAGAAGATATGTTATCTGATAACCTAGGTGTATTAAAAAAGTTTGGTTATGATCTTAAATTCAAAGGAAGACAAATCAGGTGTGTAGGGCAAGGTGGCCGCATTGATCTTTATTGTGAGGACAATAAAGATGGTTCTATTGTGATCATTGAATTAAAAATAGTAAAAGCAACCAGAAACACCTTTGGACAAATATCAAACTATGTTGGTTGGGCAATTAAAAGGAAAGCTAATGGCCGTAATGTTAAAGGTTTAGTTATCAGTAAAGGATATGATAATGCTTTTGATATGGCTCTATTAACCAATAATGATATTAATCATTTAGAACTTGCTGATGTTTTAGGGGAATTAGGGATGAAATTACATTAA
- a CDS encoding DUF4268 domain-containing protein produces the protein MAKEINLATINEFPLNDLFQFEDRDFTPWLQKNIDYLGNLIGIDIADAETEVPIGNYRLDILAYEAGTDRKIAIENQYGTTNHTHLGQLMTYMAGINAEVVVWIAENFNNEHLTAINHLNQISNENIAFFCIKPRLIRVGDSDPALEFLVVAKPDEWEKQVKRETKLSDRQIEYEKFWIKLVNRFKEVYPNIKPGMWSVNRSYLIMCFGGSGLEYILKFSHGSFLINLYIKGNAKMHPHEIFDRIVVKKDFIEKDVGAEIEFDKKEGVKATRINLYCDAEADILNLSEKEKDFLIEWSIEWLPKFKNAIQKIKRDIE, from the coding sequence ATGGCAAAAGAAATCAATTTAGCAACTATCAATGAATTTCCCTTAAACGATCTGTTCCAATTTGAAGACCGTGATTTTACTCCCTGGCTTCAAAAGAATATTGATTATTTGGGTAATTTAATAGGAATCGATATTGCTGATGCTGAAACTGAAGTACCCATTGGTAATTATCGCCTGGATATATTAGCCTATGAAGCAGGTACAGACAGGAAAATCGCCATTGAAAACCAATACGGCACCACTAATCACACTCATCTTGGTCAATTAATGACCTACATGGCCGGTATTAATGCAGAAGTTGTTGTTTGGATAGCAGAAAACTTTAACAACGAACACTTAACTGCAATTAACCATTTAAACCAGATATCAAACGAAAATATTGCCTTTTTCTGTATAAAACCTAGATTGATTAGAGTTGGGGATAGTGATCCTGCCCTTGAATTTCTAGTAGTTGCTAAACCTGATGAATGGGAAAAACAAGTTAAAAGGGAAACCAAATTATCTGATAGGCAAATAGAATATGAAAAGTTTTGGATTAAGCTTGTAAATCGATTTAAAGAAGTTTATCCCAATATTAAACCGGGAATGTGGTCAGTAAATAGAAGTTATCTGATCATGTGTTTTGGGGGAAGTGGATTAGAATATATTTTAAAATTCAGTCACGGGTCATTTTTAATAAATTTATATATAAAAGGGAATGCTAAAATGCACCCACACGAAATTTTCGACAGGATTGTCGTCAAAAAAGACTTTATAGAAAAAGATGTAGGTGCAGAGATTGAATTTGATAAAAAAGAAGGAGTTAAAGCAACTAGAATTAATTTATATTGTGATGCTGAAGCAGATATATTGAATCTTTCAGAAAAAGAAAAAGATTTCCTAATTGAATGGAGTATAGAATGGTTGCCAAAGTTTAAAAATGCTATTCAAAAAATAAAACGTGACATTGAATGA
- a CDS encoding DUF1819 family protein, which translates to MKYSAGLISKSYWYLESKKTAKYMLDGLSRKQIVELAISDNIYQVESEYRSKTIANSIYTRLISLPEDILEAIVNSDITTSKILVLISIMKTDRLFFEFMHEVFRNKVITGDLTIEERDLNIFFDGKKIQSEIIDKWVYTTIRSLKSGYLKMITESGLYNYESKEIKLPIFDYKVQQLLLENDLAPYLYAITGEK; encoded by the coding sequence ATGAAATATAGTGCCGGATTGATTTCAAAGTCATATTGGTATTTAGAATCCAAAAAAACAGCCAAGTATATGTTAGATGGATTAAGTAGGAAACAAATTGTGGAATTAGCTATTTCTGATAATATTTATCAAGTTGAGTCTGAGTATAGATCAAAAACTATTGCTAATTCTATCTATACACGTCTGATCAGTTTACCTGAGGATATCCTTGAAGCCATTGTTAACTCCGACATAACTACATCAAAAATTTTAGTTTTAATTTCAATTATGAAAACTGATCGCCTTTTCTTTGAATTTATGCACGAAGTTTTCCGAAATAAGGTTATAACTGGTGACTTAACGATTGAAGAAAGAGATCTGAATATATTTTTTGATGGAAAGAAAATTCAAAGTGAAATTATAGATAAATGGGTTTACACAACTATTAGAAGTTTAAAATCAGGATATCTCAAAATGATAACTGAATCCGGACTTTATAATTACGAGTCAAAGGAGATAAAACTCCCCATATTCGATTACAAAGTTCAACAACTTTTACTTGAAAATGATCTGGCACCCTACTTGTATGCAATAACCGGAGAAAAATAG
- a CDS encoding DUF1788 domain-containing protein, protein MDSIDERLNRIESIIKKDSFRKNKGLGNEVGYYIFDYDPQNEIKVREYIEHLKNKVNDSPNSSFKILEFDLYNIIIEILSEKGYLDKIFEFEKEKGREFTKKAINNLLKLSSESNLIVNYIKENTSLNSVVFITGVGKSYPLLRSHNVLNNLHQVLDEVPVVMFFPGAYSGNDLILFGTIHDNNYYRAFPLVE, encoded by the coding sequence TTGGATTCTATTGATGAACGATTGAATAGAATTGAAAGTATAATAAAAAAAGATTCCTTTCGAAAGAATAAAGGATTAGGGAATGAAGTAGGCTATTATATATTTGATTACGATCCCCAAAATGAAATAAAAGTACGTGAATATATTGAACATTTGAAAAATAAGGTTAACGATAGTCCTAATTCATCTTTTAAAATACTTGAATTTGATTTATACAATATTATTATCGAAATTCTCAGTGAAAAGGGATACTTAGATAAAATATTTGAATTTGAGAAGGAGAAAGGTAGGGAGTTTACTAAAAAAGCTATTAATAATTTATTGAAGTTGAGTAGTGAATCTAACTTAATTGTAAACTATATCAAAGAAAATACAAGTCTAAACTCTGTGGTTTTCATAACTGGGGTGGGTAAAAGCTATCCTTTACTTAGATCACACAATGTTCTCAATAATTTACACCAAGTTTTAGATGAAGTTCCAGTGGTTATGTTCTTCCCAGGAGCATATTCCGGCAATGATTTAATCCTTTTTGGAACCATTCATGATAATAATTATTATAGGGCTTTCCCTTTAGTTGAATGA